The Chanos chanos chromosome 6, fChaCha1.1, whole genome shotgun sequence genome includes a region encoding these proteins:
- the nuf2 gene encoding kinetochore protein Nuf2, with translation MRVGCSFVSIRNVAINVIHVAVSSSGTVHTLMVPLSENIQYPMLHEWVTPIMSVYLRMCQFLPLCYVYDFSLNDLLNPKPKRTVSILSGIMNFLQFRKRTDMDRLQAYTRGIKEAERKIEKLTTIPPEQQAEAKELDAAIADLKKTSLHEYQEVNAINEQTAELKTEIAERTQKLSQRKVDVATLKDEICKLKSQIVESPEELKAEMEKMKENVKNIKHSKEWADQRLVELQIKVQCVHQAEAEIQLIFKQLQDLQSSMGKTNQLQEEVQNLTGLCEELQKELKNLGTEESQLKRALGMKLDKESKQQIRRQKKKEMKDQHVQNILGQYDQVHQKREEIVEQIQEINRETKQFRAKMQSLRDTCSQETEKAQAIYDRLLATLDQFHKRIENHVVEGNADLLKMKSSF, from the exons ATGAGGGTGGGGTGCAGCTTTGTAAGCATCAGGAATGTTGCTATAAACGTGATCCATGTTGCTGTTTCCTCTAGTGGGACAGTCCACACGCTGATG GTTCCACTGTCAGAAAACATCCAGTACCCAATGCTACATGAATGGGTCACTCCGATCATGAGTGTTTACTTGCGCAT GTGCCAGTTTCTGCCGCTGTGCTATGTGTACGACTTCTCACTAAATGATCTCTTAAATCCAA AGCCAAAGCGAACAGTCAGCATTCTGAGTGGCATCATGAATTTCCTGCAGTTCAGGAAA CGGACAGATATGGACAGGCTTCAGGCATACACCAGAGGGATAAAGGAAGctgaaagaaaaatagagaaaCTTAC TACCATCCCACCAGAGCAACAGGCTGAGGCTAAAGAGTTAGATGCTGCAATTGCTGATCTAAAAAAGACCTCTTTGCACGAGTACCAAGAAGTT aATGCAATTAACGAACAGACTGCAGAATTAAAGACAGAAATAGCAGAGAGGACCCAGAAACTG agtcagagaaaagTGGACGTGGCCACCCTGAAGGACGAGATATGCAAGCTGAAGTCTCAGATCGTGGAGTCTCCAGAGGAGCTGAAAGCggagatggagaaaatgaaggagaatGTGAAGAACATCAAACACTCAAAA GAATGGGCAGACCAGAGGCTGGTGGAGCTTCAGATCAAAGTGCAGTGTGTACATCAGGCCGAAGCAGAAATCCAGCTCATCTTCAAACAGCTCCAGGACCTGCAGAGCAGCATGGGCAAGACCAACCAGTTACAGGAGGAG GTCCAGAACCTGACCGGCCTGTGTGAGGAGCTGCAGAAGGAGCTGAAGAACTTGGGCACCGAGGAGAGCCAGCTGAAGAGAGCTCTGGGCATGAAACTGGACAAAGAATCCAAACAGCAGATCCGCCggcagaagaagaaagaaatgaaggatCAACATGTCCAAAATATTCTTGG GCAGTATGACCAGGTCCATCAAAAACGGGAGGAAATTGTTGAACAGATACAAGAGATCAACCGAGAAACTAAACAGTTCAGGGCAAAGATGCAAAGCCTTCGGGACACCTGCAGTCAGGAGACTGAAAAGGCCCAG GCCATCTATGATCGTCTGCTTGCCACACTGGATCAGTTCCACAAACGTATTGAGAATCATGTTGTGGAGGGAAATGCAGAcctattaaaaatgaaatccaGTTTTTAA